Proteins encoded within one genomic window of Microbacterium sp. zg-B185:
- a CDS encoding aminomethyl transferase family protein: MASNLQEVLDEAGNTVEHLRNSQLGTYIYPVVPAEFTNWRREQIAWRESAVLFDQTHHMVNFFISGPDALKLLSETGINSFANFPLNTAKQFVPTASNGGVIGDGILFREGENDYVYVGRAPGANWLQFHAETGGYNVETRYDDRSPSRPYGAAVHREYYRFQIQGPNAWQIIEKLNGGELEKVRFFHMGELTIAGEKVRTLRHGMAGAPGLELWGPYEQHGKIRDAILEAGREFGIEPCGSRAYSSNTLESGWIPSPLPAIYSSETERAYREWLPANSYEAINALAGSFVSDDIEDYYLNPWELGYGSFVKFDHDFIGRDALEKIDPASQRKKVTLAWNDEDLAKLLTTPIDREGVGYQVFDLPNANYGSSNYDAVIDADGDTVGLSLFTGVTANEKRGLSLATVDVDVPLGAEVRVVWGEPNGGSKKTTVQPHDQLAVRAIVSPVPYAVTARNEYQGGWRTASVAN, encoded by the coding sequence ATGGCCAGCAATCTGCAGGAAGTCCTCGACGAGGCGGGCAACACCGTCGAACACCTGCGAAATTCGCAGCTCGGGACGTACATCTACCCGGTCGTTCCGGCCGAGTTCACCAACTGGCGCCGCGAGCAGATCGCGTGGCGCGAGTCTGCGGTGCTCTTCGACCAGACGCACCACATGGTGAACTTCTTCATCTCCGGACCGGACGCGCTGAAGCTGCTGTCGGAAACCGGCATCAACAGCTTCGCGAACTTCCCGCTGAACACGGCGAAGCAGTTCGTGCCGACCGCCTCCAACGGCGGTGTCATCGGCGATGGCATCCTCTTCCGCGAGGGTGAGAACGACTACGTGTACGTCGGCCGCGCCCCGGGCGCCAACTGGCTGCAGTTCCACGCCGAGACCGGCGGCTACAACGTCGAGACGCGCTACGACGACCGTTCGCCGTCTCGCCCGTACGGCGCCGCCGTGCACCGCGAGTACTACCGCTTCCAGATCCAGGGCCCCAACGCCTGGCAGATCATCGAGAAGCTCAACGGCGGCGAGCTGGAGAAGGTCCGCTTCTTCCACATGGGCGAGCTGACCATCGCGGGCGAGAAGGTCCGCACCCTCCGCCACGGCATGGCCGGCGCCCCCGGGCTGGAGCTGTGGGGCCCGTACGAGCAGCACGGCAAGATCCGCGACGCGATCCTCGAGGCCGGTCGCGAGTTCGGCATCGAGCCGTGTGGCTCGCGCGCCTACTCGTCCAACACGCTCGAGTCCGGCTGGATCCCCTCGCCGCTGCCGGCGATCTACTCCAGCGAGACCGAGCGCGCATACCGCGAGTGGCTGCCGGCCAACAGCTACGAGGCGATCAACGCCCTCGCCGGCTCGTTCGTCTCGGACGACATCGAGGACTACTACCTCAACCCGTGGGAGCTGGGATACGGCTCGTTCGTGAAGTTCGACCACGACTTCATCGGCCGTGACGCGCTCGAGAAGATCGACCCGGCATCGCAGCGCAAGAAGGTCACGCTCGCCTGGAACGACGAGGACCTCGCGAAGCTGCTCACCACGCCGATCGACCGCGAGGGCGTCGGCTACCAGGTCTTCGACCTGCCCAACGCGAACTACGGATCGTCGAACTACGACGCCGTGATCGACGCGGACGGCGACACCGTCGGCCTGTCGCTGTTCACCGGTGTGACCGCCAACGAGAAGCGTGGACTGTCCCTTGCGACCGTCGACGTGGACGTCCCCCTCGGCGCCGAGGTGCGCGTGGTCTGGGGCGAGCCCAACGGCGGATCCAAGAAGACGACGGTGCAGCCGCACGATCAGCTCGCCGTCCGTGCGATCGTCAGCCCGGTGCCGTACGCGGTCACCGCACGCAACGAGTACCAGGGTGGGTGGCGCACCGCCAGCGTCGCAAACTGA
- a CDS encoding VOC family protein gives MTDFTAFDVAHIGSVELLTPKFEESKAFFTDLLAMRVVAEEGDSVFLRTWDEYELYTIKLTASDAAGVGRTTFRASSEDALQRRVAAITETGLGGSWVDGEVGTGPTFEFTDPDGHAMAIYYETERYVATDDKPALKNQASRFPGRGVNARRLDHINYLAKDVVANGEFIAKALGGRESERIKLDAGGYAAWWFHFNNKSYDVVYSDDWTRHGNRLHHIAFAPDTREDILKAADIFLENGIYIESGPHKHAINQTFFLYVWEPGGNRIEFANAGARLLLDPDQPVVEWTQEERKKGQAWGMKTIESFHTHGTPVVDVVAD, from the coding sequence ATGACCGATTTCACCGCGTTCGACGTCGCCCACATCGGCAGCGTCGAGCTGCTCACGCCCAAGTTCGAGGAGAGCAAGGCGTTCTTCACCGACCTGCTCGCGATGCGCGTCGTCGCCGAGGAGGGCGACTCCGTCTTCCTGCGCACCTGGGACGAATACGAGCTGTACACCATCAAGCTCACGGCATCGGATGCCGCGGGTGTCGGACGCACGACGTTCCGTGCCTCCAGCGAGGATGCGCTGCAGCGGCGCGTCGCCGCGATCACCGAGACGGGCCTGGGCGGCAGCTGGGTCGACGGCGAGGTCGGCACCGGCCCCACGTTCGAGTTCACCGACCCCGACGGCCACGCGATGGCGATCTACTACGAGACCGAGCGCTACGTCGCCACCGATGACAAGCCGGCCCTGAAGAACCAGGCATCGCGGTTCCCGGGACGCGGCGTCAACGCCCGCCGCCTGGACCACATCAACTACCTGGCCAAGGACGTCGTCGCCAACGGCGAGTTCATCGCCAAAGCGCTCGGCGGTCGCGAGAGCGAACGCATCAAGCTGGACGCCGGCGGCTACGCGGCATGGTGGTTCCACTTCAACAACAAGTCCTACGACGTCGTCTACTCCGACGACTGGACCCGTCACGGCAACCGCCTGCACCACATCGCCTTCGCACCCGACACGCGCGAGGACATCCTCAAGGCCGCCGACATCTTCCTCGAGAACGGCATCTACATCGAGTCGGGTCCGCACAAGCACGCGATCAACCAGACGTTCTTCCTGTACGTCTGGGAGCCCGGCGGCAACCGCATCGAATTCGCCAACGCGGGCGCGCGCCTGCTGCTGGACCCGGACCAGCCCGTCGTGGAGTGGACCCAGGAAGAGCGCAAGAAGGGCCAGGCGTGGGGCATGAAGACGATCGAGAGCTTCCACACGCACGGCACCCCGGTCGTGGACGTCGTCGCCGACTGA
- a CDS encoding PDR/VanB family oxidoreductase produces MVDTLATASARRNAAHGGTLVVTGRRDVAQDVVELTLARPGRERLPDWAPGAHIDIVLPDGTTRQYSLLGDRWDAHSFTIAVLREPVGRGGSEHIHAQLSVGDTVGFGGPRNNFRLSPAPGYLFIAGGIGITPLMPMIRQAELLGDPWRLLYLGRSRARLAYLDELAGYGERVTVHTADERGRAVIDDWMPDPAVAPLVYACGPERLLDAVDRWAAPLGRHRVRLERFTARGDVDRPTTAFDVEVASSGAVVTVQKDESIVDALRRIDVDVITSCAQGVCGTCETGVLAGVPDHRDSLLNEAERAESRCLYPCISRAVSDRLVLDL; encoded by the coding sequence ATGGTCGACACGCTGGCCACGGCATCCGCTCGCCGCAACGCCGCCCACGGCGGCACGCTCGTGGTGACCGGCAGACGCGACGTGGCGCAGGATGTCGTCGAACTCACGCTGGCCCGCCCCGGCCGCGAGCGGCTGCCGGACTGGGCGCCGGGCGCGCACATCGACATCGTGCTCCCGGACGGCACCACCCGCCAGTACAGCCTGCTCGGCGACCGCTGGGATGCGCACAGCTTCACCATCGCGGTGCTGCGCGAACCCGTCGGCCGCGGCGGCTCCGAGCACATCCACGCGCAGCTCAGCGTCGGCGACACGGTCGGCTTCGGCGGCCCGCGCAACAACTTCCGCCTCTCCCCCGCTCCCGGCTACCTGTTCATCGCCGGCGGGATCGGCATCACTCCGCTGATGCCGATGATCCGCCAGGCCGAGCTGCTGGGCGACCCGTGGCGGCTGCTGTACCTGGGCCGCTCCCGCGCACGGCTGGCCTACCTCGACGAACTGGCGGGGTACGGCGAGCGGGTGACCGTCCACACCGCGGACGAGCGCGGCCGCGCGGTGATCGACGACTGGATGCCGGATCCCGCCGTCGCGCCCCTCGTCTACGCGTGCGGACCCGAGCGCCTTCTGGACGCGGTCGACCGGTGGGCGGCGCCGCTGGGCCGCCACCGCGTCCGCCTGGAACGGTTCACCGCGCGCGGCGATGTGGACCGCCCCACCACGGCCTTCGACGTGGAGGTGGCCAGCAGCGGCGCCGTCGTCACGGTGCAGAAAGACGAGTCGATCGTCGACGCGCTGCGCCGCATCGACGTGGACGTGATCACCTCCTGCGCTCAGGGCGTCTGCGGAACGTGCGAGACCGGCGTGCTGGCCGGCGTCCCGGACCACCGCGACTCGCTGCTGAACGAGGCCGAGCGCGCGGAATCGCGCTGCCTGTACCCGTGCATCTCCCGGGCGGTCTCGGACCGCCTGGTGCTGGACCTGTGA
- a CDS encoding PrpF domain-containing protein, which translates to MTEDVRDPSGDGIRCMLMRGGTSKGAYFLAEDLPVQPAERDSILLRVMGSPDPTQIDGVGGAHPLTSKVAIVSPSAESDVDVDYLFLQVGVDQPTVSDAQTCGNLLAGVGAFAVERGLVTPGEETTTVRIRLVNTGDLAIETFPTPRGRVDYDGAASGTETAIDGVPGTAAGIEIQLSAGPDARLLPSGNVTDVFDGHRATLIDNGMPVVLLRADEFGVAGTETPAELEERADLKDALESIRLQAGPAMGLGDVAGATVPKMFLLSPAQQGGAVSTRAFIPARVHTSIGVLMAASVAAGIRIPGAVGADIAALTDSGPDAIEHPGGTFPARVQVQLGDDDQWRATSISTRTARKIFDGVVYPRPRL; encoded by the coding sequence GTGACTGAGGACGTGCGCGACCCCTCCGGCGACGGCATCCGGTGCATGCTCATGCGCGGAGGCACGTCGAAGGGCGCGTACTTCCTCGCCGAGGACCTGCCGGTGCAGCCCGCGGAGCGTGACAGCATCCTGCTGCGCGTGATGGGCAGCCCCGACCCCACCCAGATCGACGGTGTCGGGGGTGCGCATCCGCTGACCAGCAAGGTCGCCATCGTGTCACCCTCCGCCGAGTCCGACGTCGACGTGGACTACCTCTTCCTGCAGGTCGGGGTCGATCAGCCCACCGTGAGTGACGCGCAGACGTGCGGCAACCTGCTGGCCGGCGTCGGTGCGTTCGCCGTGGAGCGCGGACTCGTCACGCCCGGCGAGGAGACCACGACGGTGCGCATCCGGCTGGTCAACACCGGTGACCTGGCCATCGAGACCTTCCCGACACCGCGTGGGCGCGTCGATTACGACGGCGCCGCTTCGGGCACCGAGACGGCCATCGACGGCGTGCCGGGCACCGCTGCCGGTATCGAGATCCAGCTCAGCGCCGGTCCCGACGCGCGGCTGCTGCCCTCCGGCAACGTCACCGACGTGTTCGACGGTCACCGTGCCACGCTCATCGACAACGGAATGCCGGTCGTGCTGCTGCGCGCCGACGAGTTCGGCGTCGCCGGCACCGAGACCCCGGCGGAACTGGAGGAGCGCGCCGATCTGAAGGACGCGCTCGAGAGCATCCGCCTGCAGGCCGGTCCGGCGATGGGGCTGGGCGATGTCGCCGGCGCCACGGTGCCGAAGATGTTCCTCCTCTCACCCGCGCAGCAGGGCGGTGCCGTGTCGACCCGGGCGTTCATCCCTGCGCGCGTGCACACCTCGATCGGTGTGCTGATGGCCGCCTCCGTCGCCGCCGGCATCCGCATCCCCGGCGCGGTCGGCGCGGACATCGCGGCGCTCACCGACTCCGGCCCGGACGCCATCGAACACCCCGGCGGCACCTTCCCCGCCCGCGTGCAGGTGCAGCTCGGCGATGACGACCAGTGGCGCGCCACATCGATCTCCACCCGCACGGCCCGCAAGATCTTCGACGGCGTGGTCTATCCACGACCACGCCTGTAA
- a CDS encoding aminomethyl transferase family protein, translating into MPESLAQAITRAGSAVDLLRNAQARPTVFPVTPEFSNWRSEQQSWRTSVALLDQSHHMTDLFITGPDALRLLSDVGVNSFAKFQIDQAKQFIAVNHEGYLIGDAILFYLAEQSFDLVGWHMVLDWVQYHGETGDYDVSFERDASSIVREGDPKLYRYELQGPNALALMEKVTGAEVPATRFFGMTTFTIDGVEVRSLRHGMAGQPGFELFGPWADGERVRAALIAAGADLDLVLVGSKAYSSANLESAWVPSPLPAIFSGEGTQAYREWLPVTRTGSLAGSLNSEDIEDYYITPYDIGYGRSVAFDHDFIGRAALERHAAAQTRQKVTLVWNPEDVASAAQSLLEPGLPVKYIDFPKARYGQHQLDRVLVDGRDVGISHDVGYITNEHAFVSLASIDNEYATPGTEVEVIWGEEPNSHKPAVEKHRQVSMRATVQPAPYSAFARENYRKS; encoded by the coding sequence ATGCCCGAGTCACTCGCGCAAGCCATCACCCGCGCCGGCAGTGCCGTTGACCTGCTGCGCAATGCACAGGCGCGCCCCACCGTGTTCCCGGTGACACCCGAATTCAGCAACTGGCGCTCCGAGCAGCAGTCCTGGCGCACCTCGGTCGCGCTGCTGGATCAGTCCCATCACATGACGGACCTGTTCATCACCGGTCCGGACGCCCTCCGGCTCCTGTCGGATGTCGGGGTCAACAGCTTCGCGAAATTCCAGATCGACCAGGCCAAGCAGTTCATCGCGGTCAACCACGAGGGCTACCTGATCGGCGACGCCATCCTGTTCTACCTCGCCGAGCAGTCGTTCGACCTGGTCGGATGGCACATGGTGCTGGACTGGGTGCAGTACCACGGCGAGACCGGCGACTATGACGTGTCCTTCGAGCGCGACGCCAGCTCGATCGTCCGCGAGGGCGACCCGAAGCTGTACCGCTACGAGCTGCAGGGCCCGAACGCGCTCGCGCTGATGGAGAAGGTCACCGGCGCCGAGGTGCCCGCGACGAGGTTCTTCGGCATGACGACGTTCACGATCGACGGCGTCGAGGTGCGCTCGCTGCGCCACGGCATGGCGGGCCAGCCCGGCTTCGAGCTGTTCGGCCCGTGGGCCGACGGCGAACGGGTGCGCGCGGCTCTGATCGCGGCCGGCGCCGACCTGGACCTGGTCCTGGTCGGATCCAAGGCGTACTCCTCGGCGAACCTCGAGTCGGCGTGGGTGCCGTCGCCGCTTCCGGCGATCTTCAGCGGCGAGGGCACGCAGGCGTACCGCGAGTGGCTGCCGGTCACCCGCACCGGGTCGCTCGCCGGGAGCCTGAACTCCGAGGACATCGAGGACTACTACATCACGCCCTACGACATCGGCTACGGCCGCAGCGTCGCCTTCGACCACGACTTCATCGGCCGTGCGGCACTCGAGCGCCACGCCGCCGCGCAGACGCGCCAGAAGGTGACGCTGGTCTGGAACCCGGAGGACGTCGCATCGGCTGCGCAGTCGCTGCTGGAGCCGGGGCTGCCGGTCAAGTACATCGACTTCCCCAAGGCCCGGTACGGACAGCACCAGCTGGACCGGGTGCTCGTCGACGGCAGAGACGTGGGGATCTCGCACGACGTGGGCTACATCACGAACGAGCATGCCTTCGTCTCGCTTGCGAGCATCGACAACGAGTACGCGACTCCCGGCACCGAGGTCGAGGTGATCTGGGGCGAGGAGCCGAACTCGCACAAGCCCGCGGTCGAGAAGCACCGGCAGGTGTCGATGCGCGCGACCGTGCAGCCGGCGCCGTACTCCGCATTCGCCCGGGAGAACTACCGCAAGAGCTGA
- a CDS encoding cytochrome P450 translates to MSIVESPSTPDAASIDPFDLEFLRDPLPHHAVLRDAGPVVRLEKYGVYAMARYDEVHAALVDWQNFQSAAGVGLSNFRHEKPWRPPSVLLEADPPRHDAPRAVVAPLLTTRRLRDLEQSWRADAATVVAAVLDRGDEFDAVTDLAEVFPLRVFPDAVGIGTEGRENLLPYGDFAFNAFGPPNELVTGAAPHMPPVTEWIGRQCLRENLTDDGFGAQIWAAADRGEISPEHAPMIVRSLLTAGVDTTVTGIAAIVHALAHSPGSVARLRADRSLTRTAFEEAVRLESPVQTFFRTATRDLRVGDVDIADGEKILMFLGAANRDPRRWADPDTFDLDRDPSGHVAFGMGIHQCVGQHIARLEAICVLDALLDRIVEVEPAGPERRHLNNTLRGWESMPVRVRRG, encoded by the coding sequence ATGAGCATCGTCGAGTCCCCGAGCACGCCGGATGCGGCATCCATCGATCCGTTCGATCTGGAGTTCCTGCGCGATCCGCTGCCGCACCACGCGGTGCTGCGCGACGCCGGACCCGTGGTCCGGCTCGAGAAGTACGGTGTGTACGCGATGGCGCGGTACGACGAGGTGCACGCCGCCCTCGTGGACTGGCAGAACTTCCAGTCGGCGGCCGGTGTCGGCCTGTCCAACTTCCGTCACGAGAAGCCGTGGCGGCCGCCGAGCGTGCTGCTGGAGGCCGACCCGCCGCGCCATGACGCGCCCCGCGCCGTGGTGGCGCCGCTGCTGACCACCCGGCGCCTGCGCGATCTGGAGCAGAGCTGGCGAGCGGATGCCGCGACCGTCGTGGCGGCGGTCCTCGATCGCGGCGACGAGTTCGACGCGGTGACGGATCTGGCCGAGGTGTTCCCACTGCGGGTCTTCCCGGATGCGGTCGGCATCGGCACCGAGGGCCGCGAGAACCTGCTGCCCTACGGGGACTTCGCCTTCAACGCGTTCGGCCCCCCGAACGAGCTCGTCACCGGCGCCGCGCCGCATATGCCCCCGGTCACCGAGTGGATCGGCCGGCAGTGCCTGCGCGAGAACCTCACCGACGACGGGTTCGGCGCGCAGATCTGGGCGGCCGCAGATCGCGGCGAGATCTCCCCCGAGCACGCCCCGATGATCGTCCGCTCGCTGCTGACGGCCGGCGTGGACACCACCGTGACCGGCATCGCGGCCATCGTGCACGCCCTGGCGCACAGCCCGGGCTCGGTCGCGCGGCTGCGCGCGGACCGTTCGCTGACGCGCACGGCATTCGAGGAGGCGGTGCGCCTGGAGTCCCCGGTGCAGACGTTCTTCCGCACCGCGACCCGCGATCTGCGCGTCGGCGACGTCGACATCGCCGACGGCGAGAAGATCCTGATGTTCCTCGGGGCGGCCAACCGCGACCCGCGGCGGTGGGCGGATCCCGACACGTTCGACCTGGACCGGGATCCCTCCGGACACGTGGCCTTCGGCATGGGCATCCACCAGTGCGTGGGCCAGCACATCGCCCGCCTCGAGGCGATCTGCGTCCTGGACGCGCTGCTGGACCGCATCGTCGAGGTCGAGCCGGCCGGCCCGGAGCGCCGTCACCTCAACAACACGCTGCGCGGCTGGGAGAGCATGCCGGTGCGCGTGCGGCGCGGCTGA
- a CDS encoding LysR family transcriptional regulator: MDLNLIRVFVAVYETRSLTTAAARLYVTQPAVSQALGRLRRDLNDPLFRRVGRAMEPTPMAVGLFPGFRDGIAGIDRTVDGAIGFDPARSRRRSRIALSELGEIGYFPSILRAVRSAAPHLRVEAVPLDVQALPDWLSQGTIDLAVTSSPVAGGFEHAVLKSQAYGVLMSRDHPLAAATDGITLADYLAADQVVVAGDSGLPRLESAFRRAGAVLRSDVVLNHFASLPPLLATSPDLLATVPDTIAAGWAQSWPLVVQPLPLDMQAVEVCLYRRTTTQQLGALDWLYETVERAVRGTHGEFFAIHGAARAAARPS, from the coding sequence GTGGACCTCAACCTGATCCGAGTCTTCGTGGCGGTGTACGAGACGCGCAGCCTCACCACCGCTGCGGCGCGATTGTATGTGACGCAGCCGGCGGTGAGCCAGGCGCTGGGCCGGCTCCGACGGGACCTCAACGACCCCCTCTTCCGCCGGGTGGGACGCGCGATGGAACCCACGCCGATGGCGGTCGGGCTGTTCCCCGGATTCCGGGACGGCATCGCCGGCATCGATCGCACGGTCGACGGCGCCATCGGATTCGACCCCGCCCGGTCGCGCCGCCGGTCGCGGATCGCCCTGTCGGAGCTCGGCGAGATCGGCTACTTCCCCTCCATCCTCCGTGCCGTCCGCTCCGCCGCGCCGCATCTGCGCGTGGAGGCGGTGCCGCTGGATGTCCAGGCGCTGCCGGACTGGCTCTCGCAGGGCACGATCGACCTGGCCGTCACGTCCTCCCCGGTGGCGGGCGGCTTCGAGCATGCTGTGCTCAAATCCCAGGCCTACGGCGTGCTCATGTCGCGCGATCATCCGCTGGCCGCCGCGACGGACGGCATCACCCTGGCCGACTACCTCGCCGCCGACCAGGTGGTCGTCGCGGGCGACTCCGGGCTGCCGCGGCTGGAGTCCGCATTCCGCAGGGCGGGCGCCGTGCTGCGCTCGGACGTCGTGCTCAACCACTTCGCCTCGCTGCCGCCGCTGCTGGCGACCAGCCCGGACCTGCTGGCCACCGTGCCGGACACGATCGCCGCCGGCTGGGCGCAGAGCTGGCCGCTGGTGGTCCAGCCGCTGCCACTGGACATGCAGGCCGTGGAGGTGTGCCTCTACCGTCGCACGACCACCCAGCAGCTGGGCGCCCTGGACTGGCTCTACGAGACCGTCGAACGGGCCGTGCGCGGCACCCACGGCGAGTTCTTCGCGATCCACGGTGCGGCTCGCGCCGCCGCCCGTCCGTCCTGA
- a CDS encoding 4-carboxy-4-hydroxy-2-oxoadipate aldolase/oxaloacetate decarboxylase: protein MSAGHVVVTDIARADAATVDALAALGSATVHEAMGRIGYVGPRIRPIQQDMSISGSAITVLTAPGDNLMVHAAIEQARAGDVIVVVPTTDSPYGFIGELMATQMQERGVRAYVTSGGVRDTGELRAMGFPVWTAHISSEGTVKDTAGSVNVPVVLGGVVVNPGDIVVADDDGVTIVPRARAAHTLEAAQARAAKEAATRLRYQAGEISLDVSSLRPILADLGVQYISQAEFTRD, encoded by the coding sequence ATGAGCGCCGGTCACGTCGTCGTCACCGACATCGCCCGGGCGGATGCCGCGACCGTCGACGCGCTCGCGGCGCTGGGTTCGGCGACCGTCCACGAGGCGATGGGGCGCATCGGCTACGTCGGCCCGCGCATCCGTCCCATCCAGCAGGACATGTCCATCTCCGGCAGCGCGATCACCGTCCTGACCGCCCCCGGCGACAACCTCATGGTGCACGCCGCGATCGAGCAGGCACGGGCCGGCGACGTCATCGTGGTCGTGCCCACGACCGATTCCCCGTATGGGTTCATCGGCGAGCTGATGGCCACGCAGATGCAGGAGCGCGGCGTGCGCGCCTACGTCACCTCCGGCGGCGTCCGCGACACCGGTGAACTGCGCGCGATGGGCTTCCCGGTGTGGACGGCGCACATCAGCTCCGAGGGCACAGTCAAGGACACGGCCGGCTCGGTCAATGTCCCCGTGGTGCTCGGCGGAGTCGTGGTCAACCCGGGCGACATCGTGGTCGCCGACGACGACGGCGTGACGATCGTGCCGCGCGCCCGGGCTGCACACACCCTCGAGGCCGCGCAGGCGCGCGCCGCCAAAGAGGCGGCGACCCGGCTTCGGTATCAGGCCGGCGAGATCTCCCTCGACGTCAGCTCACTGCGTCCGATCCTGGCCGATCTGGGCGTCCAGTACATCAGTCAGGCGGAATTCACCCGTGACTGA
- a CDS encoding PIG-L deacetylase family protein — translation MAETTRTLLVVSAHAGDFVWRAGGAIAAATLRGERAVVVCVSYGERGESASQWLQGKSLDEIKAIRREEATAAAAALGAEIEFLDAGDYPLLESTETVEKLVDVFRRVQPTVVLTHPLADPYNGDHPAAARMALQARVLAQAIGVANSDGTFPTTDEIIGAPPVFFFEPHQPEQSDFKPNVLLDITAAFPLKQKAMECLPAQKHMWEYYTSLAVRRGVQVKRNAGPNLGLPVDTMGEAYVRYYPAVTDILE, via the coding sequence TTGGCTGAGACAACCCGCACGCTTCTTGTGGTCAGCGCCCACGCCGGCGATTTCGTCTGGCGCGCGGGCGGCGCCATCGCCGCCGCCACGCTGCGCGGCGAGCGAGCAGTGGTGGTCTGCGTGTCCTATGGAGAGCGCGGCGAATCGGCCAGCCAGTGGCTGCAGGGCAAGTCGCTCGATGAGATCAAGGCCATCCGCCGGGAAGAGGCCACCGCTGCGGCAGCCGCGCTGGGCGCCGAGATCGAGTTCCTCGACGCGGGCGACTACCCTCTGCTCGAATCGACCGAGACCGTCGAGAAGCTCGTGGACGTCTTCCGCCGTGTGCAGCCCACCGTGGTGCTGACGCACCCGCTGGCCGATCCGTACAACGGCGACCACCCCGCGGCAGCGCGCATGGCGCTGCAGGCCCGCGTGCTGGCGCAGGCGATCGGTGTGGCCAACTCCGATGGCACCTTCCCGACCACGGACGAGATCATCGGCGCTCCGCCGGTCTTCTTCTTCGAACCGCACCAGCCCGAGCAGTCCGATTTCAAGCCGAACGTGCTCCTGGACATCACGGCCGCGTTCCCGCTGAAGCAGAAGGCGATGGAGTGCCTGCCTGCCCAGAAGCACATGTGGGAGTACTACACCTCGCTCGCGGTGCGCCGCGGCGTGCAGGTCAAGCGCAACGCCGGCCCGAACCTGGGGCTGCCGGTGGACACGATGGGCGAGGCGTACGTGCGCTACTACCCCGCGGTCACGGACATCCTCGAATGA